From Arachis stenosperma cultivar V10309 chromosome 2, arast.V10309.gnm1.PFL2, whole genome shotgun sequence, one genomic window encodes:
- the LOC130960420 gene encoding O-fucosyltransferase 13 isoform X1, translated as MFVFSVKPVFSILVATLSLLILFALLSPPSSSPFSQIPLSGKPPLLGEVDIWSVRRLVEWRPCNWWLQGHQTALPLETNGYIRVDCYGGLNQMRRDFCDGVGIARLLNATLVLPKFEVASYWNESSGFADVYDVDYFIEQMSGFVKVVKQLPPEIASKEPVHVDCSKRKGQFDYIESVLPSLLEHKYISITPAASQRRDRYPLYAKAALCQACYKALRLTRSLETKASQLLDAIPKPFMSLHLRFEPDMVAYSQCQYPGLSPTSMKAIEAAQIDRKPWTGELARIWWLRGKCPLTPNETALILKSLSISPTTNIYLAAGDGLMEIEGLTDVYTNIFTKASLLSGEDFMNMHGNTKAALDYYVSINSDSYVATYFGNMDKMVSAMRAFKGLYKTLFLSRKGFAELTSKGLEGKELMQELWKLHRDDFVNGRGSALPECFCEFKL; from the exons ATGTTCGTTTTCTCAGTGAAACCTGTCTTCAGCATTCTCGTCGCCACGCTCTCACTCCTCATTCTTTTCGCACTTCTATCCcctccttcttcttcccctttttcCCAAATTCCTCTTTCTGGGAAACCACCACTACT AGGGGAGGTGGATATATGGAGTGTTCGGAGATTAGTAGAGTGGAGACCTTGCAATTGGTGGCTACAAGGGCATCAAACAG CTCTACCATTAGAAACCAATGGATATATAAGAGTGGATTGCTATGGGGGCCTCAATCAGATGCGAAGAGAT TTCTGTGATGGTGTGGGCATTGCTCGTCTTTTAAATGCAACCCTTGTCCTGCCAAAGTTTGAAGTGGCTTCATATTGGAATGAATCAAG TGGCTTTGCAGATGTGTATGATGTAGACTACTTCATTGAACAAATGAGTGGCTTTGTCAAAGTTGTCAAACAGTTACCACCGGAGATTGCTTCAAAAGAACCTGTTCACGTGGATTGTAGCAAACGGAAAGGCCAATTTGATTATATTGAAAGTGTTCTTCCATCCCTATTAGAACATAAATACATTTCAATCACACCAGCAGCGTCTCAAAGAAGGGACAG ATACCCTTTGTATGCAAAAGCTGCTCTGTGTCAAGCTTGTTACAAGGCACTGCGTCTCACCAGATCCTTGGAAACGAAAGCCTCTCAGCTTCTGGATGCGATACCTAAACCCTTTATGTCCCTTCATCTTCGATTTGAGCCTGACATGGTTGCGTACAGCCAGTGCCAGTATCCAGGGCTTTCACCTACCTCCATGAAAGCCATAGAAGCAGCTCAAATAGACCGAAAACCATGGACTGGAGAATTAGCCCGGATATGGTGGTTACGTGGGAAATGTCCTCTTACACCTAATGAGACAGCTTTAATACTTAAATCACTTTCTATCTCACCAACCACAAATATATACCTTGCAGCCGGAGATGGGTTGATGGAAATCGAAGGCTTAACAGATGTCTACACCAATATATTTACCAAGGCTAGCCTTCTTAGTGGTGAAGACTTCATGAACATGCATGGCAATACAAAAGCTGCTTTGGATTATTATGTTTCCATCAATAGTGATTCTTATGTAGCTACATATTTTGGGAACATGGATAAGATGGTTTCGGCGATGAGAGCTTTCAAAGGATTGTACAAGACCCTATTCTTGAGCCGAAAAGGCTTTGCGGAGCTCACGTCGAAGGGTCTGGAGGGAAAGGAGTTGATGCAAGAACTATGGAAGCTTCACAGAGATGATTTTGTCAATGGAAGAGGCTCTGCTCTGCCTGAATGTTTCTGTGAATTTAAGTTGTGa
- the LOC130960420 gene encoding O-fucosyltransferase 13 isoform X2 → MRRDFCDGVGIARLLNATLVLPKFEVASYWNESSGFADVYDVDYFIEQMSGFVKVVKQLPPEIASKEPVHVDCSKRKGQFDYIESVLPSLLEHKYISITPAASQRRDRYPLYAKAALCQACYKALRLTRSLETKASQLLDAIPKPFMSLHLRFEPDMVAYSQCQYPGLSPTSMKAIEAAQIDRKPWTGELARIWWLRGKCPLTPNETALILKSLSISPTTNIYLAAGDGLMEIEGLTDVYTNIFTKASLLSGEDFMNMHGNTKAALDYYVSINSDSYVATYFGNMDKMVSAMRAFKGLYKTLFLSRKGFAELTSKGLEGKELMQELWKLHRDDFVNGRGSALPECFCEFKL, encoded by the exons ATGCGAAGAGAT TTCTGTGATGGTGTGGGCATTGCTCGTCTTTTAAATGCAACCCTTGTCCTGCCAAAGTTTGAAGTGGCTTCATATTGGAATGAATCAAG TGGCTTTGCAGATGTGTATGATGTAGACTACTTCATTGAACAAATGAGTGGCTTTGTCAAAGTTGTCAAACAGTTACCACCGGAGATTGCTTCAAAAGAACCTGTTCACGTGGATTGTAGCAAACGGAAAGGCCAATTTGATTATATTGAAAGTGTTCTTCCATCCCTATTAGAACATAAATACATTTCAATCACACCAGCAGCGTCTCAAAGAAGGGACAG ATACCCTTTGTATGCAAAAGCTGCTCTGTGTCAAGCTTGTTACAAGGCACTGCGTCTCACCAGATCCTTGGAAACGAAAGCCTCTCAGCTTCTGGATGCGATACCTAAACCCTTTATGTCCCTTCATCTTCGATTTGAGCCTGACATGGTTGCGTACAGCCAGTGCCAGTATCCAGGGCTTTCACCTACCTCCATGAAAGCCATAGAAGCAGCTCAAATAGACCGAAAACCATGGACTGGAGAATTAGCCCGGATATGGTGGTTACGTGGGAAATGTCCTCTTACACCTAATGAGACAGCTTTAATACTTAAATCACTTTCTATCTCACCAACCACAAATATATACCTTGCAGCCGGAGATGGGTTGATGGAAATCGAAGGCTTAACAGATGTCTACACCAATATATTTACCAAGGCTAGCCTTCTTAGTGGTGAAGACTTCATGAACATGCATGGCAATACAAAAGCTGCTTTGGATTATTATGTTTCCATCAATAGTGATTCTTATGTAGCTACATATTTTGGGAACATGGATAAGATGGTTTCGGCGATGAGAGCTTTCAAAGGATTGTACAAGACCCTATTCTTGAGCCGAAAAGGCTTTGCGGAGCTCACGTCGAAGGGTCTGGAGGGAAAGGAGTTGATGCAAGAACTATGGAAGCTTCACAGAGATGATTTTGTCAATGGAAGAGGCTCTGCTCTGCCTGAATGTTTCTGTGAATTTAAGTTGTGa
- the LOC130960955 gene encoding uncharacterized protein LOC130960955 produces MGKAKKGPKFAVRKKVITTKAIKSYKQEVLDPRKKDHDKEKLPRNVPRYSSALFFEYNTALGPPYRVLIDTNFINFSIQNKLELEKEMLKCLYAKCTPCITDCVMAELEKLGQKYRVALRIAKDPRFERILCTHKGTYADDCIVDRVTRNKCYIVATCDRDLKRRIRKIPGVPIMYITKRQYSIERLPEATMGGAPRI; encoded by the exons ATGGGTAAAGCTAAAAAAGGACCTAAATTTGCTGTGAGGAAGAAGGTTATTACCACTAAAGCTATCAAAAG CTACAAGCAGGAGGTTttggacccaagaaagaaggaTCATGACAAGGAAAAGCTACCCAGAAACGT GCCTCGCTATTCTTCAGCACTTTTCTTTGAATACAATACTGCATTGGGACCCCCTTATCGTGTTCTAATAGATACCAACTTCATCAATTTCTCCATCCAAAATAAA TTGGAGCTGGAGAAGGAAATGCTGAAGTGTTTATATGCAAAAT GCACTCCTTGTATCACGGATTGTGTGATGGCAGAGCTTGAGAAGTTAGGGCAGAAATATCGTGTTGCTCTAAG GATTGCAAAGGATCCACGATTTGAGAGAATACTCTGTACTCATAAAGGGACCTATGCTGATGACTGTATTGTTGATAGAGTTACTCGG AATAAGTGCTACATTGTTGCAACTTGTGATCGGGACTTGAAGAGGAGGATCCGGAAG ATTCCTGGTGTGCCAATAATGTACATCACGAAACGCCAGTACTCGATTGAGCGCTTACCTGAAGCAACTATGGGTGGAG CACCAAGAATATGA
- the LOC130961185 gene encoding expansin-A23-like, protein MSKLIFSIALLVLVQAIISVDGILHHWYSDANATFYGDMEGRETMGGACGYGDLFEQGYGLMTTAVSPALFNNGYTCGSCFEMKCVNKPNWNYCKKGSSPIRVTVTNLCPPNYGQGDGHWCNPPYKHFDLSMKMFTTMAEYRAGIVPVLYRRVPCHKQGGVKFQLKGTPYWLLVLVFNVGNAGDVSSVSIKGQNGKWLTMSKNWGQNWLIGVNLVGQSLSFKVTTSDRKTLVFHHVAPSHWQFGSTYEGKLNF, encoded by the exons ATGTCTAAACTCATCTTTAGCATTGCTCTGTTGGTATTGGTCCAAGCCATCATTTCAGTTGATGGCATTCTCCATCATTGGTATTCTGATGCCAATGCAACCTTCTATGGTGACATGGAAGGTAGAGAAACCATGG GGGGTGCATGCGGCTATGGTGATCTCTTTGAGCAAGGGTATGGTCTTATGACCACAGCTGTAAGCCCTGCCCTATTCAACAATGGTTACAcatgtggatcatgttttgagATGAAATGTGTGAACAAGCCCAATTGGAATTATTGCAAAAAGGGCTCAAGCCCAATAAGAGTAACCGTAACAAACTTATGTCCACCAAATTATGGACAAGGTGATGGACATTGGTGCAACCCTCCATATAAGCACTTTGATTTATCAATGAAGATGTTCACAACTATGGCAGAATATAGAGCAGGGATTGTACCTGTTTTATATAGAAGAGTTCCATGCCATAAACAAGGTGGTGTCAAGTTTCAGTTGAAAGGGACACCTTATTGGTTGCTTGTGTTGGTGTTCAATGTTGGTAATGCTGGTGATGTTTCTAGTGTTAGCATCAAAGGGCAAAATGGTAAATGGCTTACTATGTCAAAAAATTGGGGACAAAATTGGTTAATTGGAGTTAACTTGGTTGGACAAAGTTTGTCTTTTAAGGTCACAACTAGTGATAGGAAAACTTTGGTATTTCATCATGTTGCTCCTTCTCATTGGCAATTTGGATCAACCTATGAGGGCAAGCTTAATTTTTAG